A stretch of the Vigna radiata var. radiata cultivar VC1973A chromosome 9, Vradiata_ver6, whole genome shotgun sequence genome encodes the following:
- the LOC106773293 gene encoding uncharacterized protein LOC106773293 codes for MEINMRSGVKGGSSSDILKERIAIEAEEGHTDGLRGLVMKMKTTQKEAFKREYGNLLSLLEVEVQTSTISTLAQYYDPPLRCFTFRDFQLVPTVGEFEQILGIPLEGRTPYNYLGQYIPVLRLARIMKLHPMQLEGEFIVKGKVRGLPQGYLEQYLHRLAEKEKWETFMDVLALILYGVMLFPNIENFVDSAAINAFVGYKDRSENPVTAVLAEVYGTLSQCYELKGGKLLCCLPVLYVWFVSRVKENTLNATCPMDELLQCKSNMKGANEWAHLCASLNVEQVKWNVLWMQRSQIIYYCGRYPNVPLMGIRCCINYNPVLAQSQFGYPMRGSPTPASLAILQIYYKEGNFAEMLHQIRNAWGNVVRAERDPRPWIVDEGIPYGLWIAERVRIVKLPFKLVSPNLDYEKQFHKAEGEAVQLLKAELE; via the coding sequence atggaaattaacatgagATCTGGAGTCAAGGGGGGTTCAAGTTCAGACATTTTAAAGGAAAGAATAGCCATTGAAGCAGAGGAAGGTCATACGGATGGTTTGAGAGGTCTGGTGATGAAAATGAAGACGACCCAAAAGGAGGCATTCAAGAGAGAGTATGGGAATTTGTTGAGCCTGTTAGAGGTGGAGGTCCAAACATCGACGATTTCTACTTTAGCCCAGTACTATGATCCACCACTGAGGTGTTTCACTTTTCGGGATTTCCAGTTAGTGCCAACAGTGGGAGAATTCGAGCAGATCTTAGGTATACCTCTTGAGGGAAGAACTCCATACAACTACCTGGGACAGTATATCCCTGTGTTGCGGCTAGCAAGAATCATGAAATTACACCCTATGCAGTTGGAAGGTGAGTTCATAGTCAAGGGCAAAGTGAGAGGCCTTCCTCAGGGATACCTAGAGCAGTACTTGCATCGTTTggctgaaaaagaaaagtgggaAACATTTATGGATGTATTGGCTCTTATCCTCTATGgtgtcatgctttttcctaACATCGAGAACTTCGTCGACAGCGCCGCCATAAATGCATTTGTGGGATACAAAGATCGCTCTGAGAATCCGGTCACCGCTGTCCTAGCTGAAGTTTATGGGACCCTTAGTCAATGTTACGAGCTAAAGGGAGGGAAACTTTTGTGTTGTCTGCCAGTGTTGTATGTATGGTTCGTCTCTCGGGTGAAGGAGAACACAttgaatgccacatgtcccATGGATGAGCTACTGCAGTGTAAATCAAATATGAAAGGGGCAAATGAATGGGCCCATCTCTGTGCAAGTCTAAATGTGGAGCAAGTCAAATGGAATGTCCTTTGGATGCAAAGATCgcaaatcatatattattgcGGGAGGTACCCTAATGTGCCCCTCATGGGTATCAGGTGTTGCATTAACTACAATCCTGTGTTAGCACAAAGTCAATTTGGATATCCTATGAGAGGATCTCCTACACCTGCGTCTCTCGCCATATTGCAGATCTATTATAAGGAAGGAAACTTTGCTGAAATGCTTCATCAAATTAGAAATGCTTGGGGCAACGTTGTTCGTGCAGAAAGGGACCCAAGACCATGGATTGTTGATGAGGGAATTCCTTACGGCCTTTGGATTGCAGAGAGGGTTAGGATAGTGAAGTTACCTTTCAAGTTAGTTTCTCCTAACCTGGATTATGAGAAACAATTTCATAAGGCTGAAGGTGAGGCGGTGCAACTGTTAAAGGCCGAATTAGAGTGA